The genomic stretch TCTTTGCCGTTGCTTCAGTACCCGTAAAAATACTGCTTGCCCAAGCGATGTATTGCCTACGAAGAGTAACCTCATCCTTTGCTGAAGGATGCCTTTTCGTTTCTGGAATTTCTGCATCATCATATTCTTGGAAGAACCAAGGGGCATATTCTCCATTTATTCCCACGTTCGCTGTTACTGGCTCTATTTCAGGTGACGGATGATAGTTCAATGCCCCAGTACGAAGTGCGGTGATAAAAATTGTTTCTTTGATTTTTCTCATGGCCTGCACATCTAGCTCAACAAGGTTATTTGCTGGTAGAAGATTGTGGAGGACTAATTCGCCATCAATAGCGGTTATCTTCTCATTCTGAATGACGGATAAAATGCTGAAAAAATTCTTGTATTTATGGCTTTCTGATTTTGAATCCGAACTTAGATTCCAAGATATTCTGCTCTGCCCAGTTTCTAAACCCACCAAAAGGCTATTGCTCTCACAACCGTCACGCAAAACCTCTCCCGGAGTCCCTAATTTTATTAGATCACCATTCAAGGGCAAACTGGCTGTGTTATAGTCAGTTCTCAGTGCCTGAACTACCAACAGAATACCCTGTAGAACCGAAGATTTTCCTGCCCCGTTAAAGCCAGTTAATATGGTGAATGGAGCCAACGGTAACGAAAGCTCAGCAAAACATTTGAAATTTTTAAGGCTGATAGTGGTTAGCATTGGTCAGGCTCACGAAGTTCTAATTCATTAACAACTGACCGAACCTTATCAAAACGATGCTGCACGTTCCTGACATCATTCGTGGCAAGGGTGATGGACTTGGAGAAGTCATCATCGATTATAAGATCATCAAATTTTTCAAGAATATTATCTTTGTTTTCTTCCGCTGATTCTTGAGAAACATCAGCAAACAAAACGGAGCACACATCAAAGAGCGCGATGTTAATTACGGCGCGATCTTTTCCTTGTTCATCTGAAAGCAGTGATTTTCTAAATGCGTGTTGTCCGAACAGAAGAAAGTTATTTTTCATTGAATTCTCAAATTTTTCTTTAAGAGAAGCCAATGCCTCATCATTCATTTGGTTCATGTGTTCCAAGGTGTCTGCAAGAAAGGTGTCCATATCCCCTTTGTATTTTTCGAATAGAAGATAAAACCCACAAAATCGATTAATAGCCTCCCGATCACGCATTGATTTCTTGTTTAAGCTACCACCGGTGGCATTGCGGAAAATGTCTCCGTTTGCGACTTCCCTTAGCCATATCGTGGCCTTGCCCGAATATAGGGAATTCCTCATTTGCTGTCTTGATAGAGGAACGCCGCTGTTTACTCTGTCAAAAATATCCAGTTTTGCCCTAGGAGGCGCGTTACGCTCTAAAATATAAAGCGTAAGCTGTGTGTCATCGATGCGCTCTCTAAGTTGTACGGAAAGATCATTATATTTTTGACCAAGCAGAGGGTTATTCTTCTTGCTTTCGCCTTGACCTTTTCCTAGCCCTGTAAGCTTGAAATCATTATTAGTGTAGCGGAAAAAAGTTGAAAGCCTCTGAAGCCCATCTACTACGATAATCTTACCGTCTTTTGCCTCGGCTAAGTAAAAAACGGGGAGAGGTATCCTCATAATGCAAGATTCAATTAATCTGGATTGCCTTGCCGGTTCCCAAACAAAATCTCTTTGGAAATCCGGGTCCATGATCCATCGCCCATCCTTTATGCGTTTCATTACGTCAGATACGGACATCTGCGAATTCCGTACAAATACAGAATCAAGCGGATAATCTTCTCCTAACTCAAGATTGGCAGGCTCATCCAGCCCATCTACGTCTGGTGCATCTTTCTTATCTTCAAATTCATGTTCCATAAGGATACCTATTTGCTAGCTCTACTGATCGCCCGTCATAATTTTCAGGGAACGTTAATAACTTCTGTTTTCTTGATGCTTAATCCACTTATCAACCTCGCTCTTACGGAAGCGCCAGGCATTGCCAACTTTAAATCCCGGAACCCGCCCTTCAGAAGCAAGTCTATAAAGTGTCTTTTCAGCCATCTTAAGATAGCTTGCAAGTTCACGTATCGTCATTACGTCTGTTTCCACAGCCACATATGCCTTAATAGGTTTGCTCCTGAGAAACTAGAGGAAAGCAGGGCAATATACAAGCCATAAACCATTGTGGCTTCAATGTTCTATGCTGCGGACTTTGTCGCGTTTTGAATCAGGCAATTGCTTTCGTATTCGCTGGTTTCCAGCAATTTCTCGGCCTAATTTGGAGTCTGGGGATAGGTTCTGCCCCAGCCGCATATAATGCGCAACATGTTGCCGTAGGAATTGCCGGTCCTGCTGCTGTTTCTGCCTGATCTGGACGATCTTCTGCTGTAAGGTGCGGCGTTCCTTAAGCTGGCTCTCTATTAGAGTTTGCTTTTGTTCACGGTCACGCTTGGCGCATAGGGCGGTTTCGCGTTCGTTCTTTTCGCGGATTTGCTGATAGCTTCCAGTAATGCGTTGCCAGACACCACGCAAGCCACGAGGAAGCCTTGCAGCACGATCTTTTGTTTCCTGGTGCCAGCGCTTCTCCTGAAATTCCTGCACGGCTTGGCGCTCTTGCTTGTGCTTCTGCACCATTTCGAGGCGTTGCTTCATGTAAGGGACAGCTTCTCGGCGGGCATTTTCCAGCACTTGTGTTGCGTGTTGGTCTAGCGTTTGCGTCATGCGCTGGCTTAATTGCTCGGCGATATGCGCGACCGTAGGCAATTCCGTGCTATCACCCAGGCGTGATGCAAGCTCTTTGGTTTTAATTCCCGTTTCCCGGCTGAGTGAATACACTTCACCCCGGTAATCTACCGCGACATACCCACGCCGATCACCCTGCGCGAGATAATAGCCGCGTTCTTCCAGCGCCTTTGTGAAGGATTGCTTGTTATCGGAAATTTTCCAGCATTCCTGCAATGTGGCTTTGATAATTCTGGGATCATCACCCGTGCGCTTCGCCCGTTGCCATTCCGCCAAAGTGAAATTGAGGGGATTACGCTCTTTGCTATTCAGCAGTCCGCGCGGCAGTTTCCAGCCGTGTTCTAGGTAAAGCTGTTTTGATAGGCCGCATAGCTTATCCTTGTAAAAGGACATATTCACGGCTTTCATGCGTTCCGGTTCAATGCGTGACCAGACGCAATGCGCGTGTCTCCGGCCTTCCTTTTCGTGAAACACGATAATCCTGGCATGACCATCCAGGCCCAGCTTCTTTTCAGCCGCATCAATCGCATTCTCAAATTTCTGGATAGAGACATTTTCAGTTTGAGGAGGGTTAAGGCTCAAAGAGAACATAAACTGTTTGCATTTAGTACCTTGGCTGATGGCATACATTTCCTGGAATGCACCCTGGACGGTATTGGAGAGGAAGCCTCTTACTTCATGGATTTCCACATGCTCGTTTTCATCTTCCCGTAGCAAGTGAATGGCAAGCTGCTTTGCCCCGCTGCGCTGTGATCCTTTTAAAATCACTCCTGGCCCTCCTGTAATGCTAATGCTTTGATAATTGTGCCGCGCATCCATAAGACATGCTCATAGGCTTGATGGATGGCGCTTTCGGTTTCAGGCGTAACCGGCAATGAACCAGAATTGACCGCCTTTGCGAGTTGGTTCAGATTTCCAGCGATATGGGACTTGCCCAATTCAGCCAATAACGCAGCAAGAAGCTTGTTATCTTTAACAGGCTGACGCTTTGCCCGCGTTTTTCTGCGCTTGCTGGGGGAGGACAGTACCTTTGAACGAATATAAGCACCCAAGGGAACATTCCCAGCCTCTGCCTGTAATGCTGCTCGTTCTTCAAAAGTCAGGCGGAGTGAAAATGGTGGGGGATATTTGGGTTTCTGGGACATGCGGCCTCCATTGCCATAAAGACGCAAGCCAGCAGCCCGTATTCCAAGGGAAGACAGGATGCCAGATTGCGGTTTGGTGGGTGAAAAAGAAAAAGCCGGACCGCTTGTGAGCGTATCCGGCTTGTTTTGATTGGTTTTTAGGCTATAGATTCAGAGAAGGGCTAGCCGTTAAAACCTTGTTCCATTGCTCTAAAGTCTTGAATAATTGGTTCGATGTTTCTCCGCTTAGCTGCACCATGCCATGTGCATTGTCATTGGCGCGTCACATAGTTGCCCTATTGAGGGTAAAAATTCAGGGTGACAAAAAATCATGCAATCCACATTGCCACAAGAGGAGTTGGGCAACGCTGTCCAGCTTCAGAGCATCATCGGCTCACACATCCGCCAGCGCGCGAATGCCTATTGGCCCGCGACGAAAGCTGAGCAGGAGGCGCTGAGCAATGCCATCGCCAATTACATCTGCGACAATTGGAACATAGATTGCGGATATGAATTCCCCTTCACGGCAGACGAAACATACGCGCTCAGCCAGCATTTCACGGATAATTTTGATGCATACGGCATTCACCAAAGCATCAGCACGGTCGCCTGGGCAAAAGAAAACCGCGTACTCAGGGTAGCCCCATCGAGGCACGGCCTGAAATGCCTGAACATTCAAGGCTACAACGCCATCGCCCCAACCATCATTCAACCGCTGCACATGCTTGTTTTTGATCTCAAAACAGGCCGCCCCATGGAAATTGGAGAACTGGGGGAAGACTACGAGAATGCCAGATACCTTGTGGTGCAGTTATTACCACGCATCCTGCCGGAAACCGCCGCCTACAAGGCCTTATGCCTTAAGCTGGAGGGAATACTCCCCACCCCCGGCGAAATTGCGGACGTGGCGAATAATCTTCTGCAACTTTCAGTAAACAGGCTGGCCCTTTATTACGCACTCCACGGCTTCAAGGTGGGTGATCTTTATCCTGCGCAAAATGCAGGATGGATAGAGGCGGATGACAACGCAACCGGCCTGGCCTCCTCCCATGGAGGCATTCCTTTATCCTTTTGCATCGACAGCGACCTGCTGAGCCCTTTGAGTGATGGCAGCCCCGAAATTACCCGTCGAAAAAACTGTGTGGAGCACCTTGCCGCAAGCCTGGCCCCCTATGCGGAAATGCTGAATATCAACCTGGATATAAATACATTGCTGGATGTCGAACATCTCTGGCCGCATGATATTCAAGCGACGCTGCTGCCCGAATTCGCGGACGACATCATGGCATTCGATCAATACATGATCAATGCGATAGCGGATTGGCAGAACGCGC from bacterium encodes the following:
- a CDS encoding DUF262 domain-containing protein; this encodes MEHEFEDKKDAPDVDGLDEPANLELGEDYPLDSVFVRNSQMSVSDVMKRIKDGRWIMDPDFQRDFVWEPARQSRLIESCIMRIPLPVFYLAEAKDGKIIVVDGLQRLSTFFRYTNNDFKLTGLGKGQGESKKNNPLLGQKYNDLSVQLRERIDDTQLTLYILERNAPPRAKLDIFDRVNSGVPLSRQQMRNSLYSGKATIWLREVANGDIFRNATGGSLNKKSMRDREAINRFCGFYLLFEKYKGDMDTFLADTLEHMNQMNDEALASLKEKFENSMKNNFLLFGQHAFRKSLLSDEQGKDRAVINIALFDVCSVLFADVSQESAEENKDNILEKFDDLIIDDDFSKSITLATNDVRNVQHRFDKVRSVVNELELREPDQC
- a CDS encoding relaxase/mobilization nuclease domain-containing protein, giving the protein MDARHNYQSISITGGPGVILKGSQRSGAKQLAIHLLREDENEHVEIHEVRGFLSNTVQGAFQEMYAISQGTKCKQFMFSLSLNPPQTENVSIQKFENAIDAAEKKLGLDGHARIIVFHEKEGRRHAHCVWSRIEPERMKAVNMSFYKDKLCGLSKQLYLEHGWKLPRGLLNSKERNPLNFTLAEWQRAKRTGDDPRIIKATLQECWKISDNKQSFTKALEERGYYLAQGDRRGYVAVDYRGEVYSLSRETGIKTKELASRLGDSTELPTVAHIAEQLSQRMTQTLDQHATQVLENARREAVPYMKQRLEMVQKHKQERQAVQEFQEKRWHQETKDRAARLPRGLRGVWQRITGSYQQIREKNERETALCAKRDREQKQTLIESQLKERRTLQQKIVQIRQKQQQDRQFLRQHVAHYMRLGQNLSPDSKLGREIAGNQRIRKQLPDSKRDKVRSIEH
- a CDS encoding helix-turn-helix domain-containing protein, which produces MTIRELASYLKMAEKTLYRLASEGRVPGFKVGNAWRFRKSEVDKWIKHQENRSY
- a CDS encoding DUF3696 domain-containing protein → MLTTISLKNFKCFAELSLPLAPFTILTGFNGAGKSSVLQGILLVVQALRTDYNTASLPLNGDLIKLGTPGEVLRDGCESNSLLVGLETGQSRISWNLSSDSKSESHKYKNFFSILSVIQNEKITAIDGELVLHNLLPANNLVELDVQAMRKIKETIFITALRTGALNYHPSPEIEPVTANVGINGEYAPWFFQEYDDAEIPETKRHPSAKDEVTLRRQYIAWASSIFTGTEATAKKIGEWSDLVEIGLRIDKNKYRRPSNIGYGISYAFPIIVAALLAKPEQILIVDSPEAHLHPRGQSQMGRFLAHMAQAGVQVIVETHSDHLLNGVRLAVMEQTISNESVAIHFFRNTEPVDGKGPARVISPVIDSKGSLDSWPEGFFDQSEKDIASLMGWGK
- the mobC gene encoding plasmid mobilization relaxosome protein MobC; this encodes MSQKPKYPPPFSLRLTFEERAALQAEAGNVPLGAYIRSKVLSSPSKRRKTRAKRQPVKDNKLLAALLAELGKSHIAGNLNQLAKAVNSGSLPVTPETESAIHQAYEHVLWMRGTIIKALALQEGQE